The Sphingobium sp. BYY-5 genome contains a region encoding:
- a CDS encoding Dyp-type peroxidase, giving the protein MGNIESQPVAAKLSRSAIFLVATINEGSEYADAVRSFCADLSAFVRAVGFRDLDGGLSCVMGFGSEAWDRLFGAPRPKELHPFQEIHGVHHAVSTPGDLLFHIRATQMDQCFELALQMMDRLRGAITVVDETHGFKYFDERDLLGFVDGTENPTGRAVAEAAIIGSEDPHFAGGSYVIVQKYLHDLPKWNAVPVEQQEGIIGRKKLSDIEIEDSKKQPFAHNVLNVIEDEEGNQLDILRDNMPFGDIGKGEFGTYFIGYARSPSRTERMLQNMFAGNPPGNYDRILDFSRAVTGTLFFVPTASFLDDVTPAAPAAAPSSADTTTPAAGAPATNAGASLGIGSLKDED; this is encoded by the coding sequence ATTGGAAACATCGAAAGTCAACCAGTCGCAGCGAAGCTCTCGCGCTCGGCGATATTCCTTGTCGCGACAATCAACGAGGGCAGTGAGTACGCAGATGCGGTGCGGTCATTCTGCGCGGATCTGTCGGCTTTCGTTCGCGCTGTGGGCTTTCGCGACCTCGATGGCGGCCTCTCCTGCGTCATGGGATTTGGTTCAGAGGCGTGGGATCGCCTTTTCGGCGCTCCGCGACCGAAGGAGTTGCACCCGTTTCAGGAAATCCACGGGGTTCATCACGCGGTCTCGACGCCCGGAGACCTTCTCTTCCATATCCGCGCCACCCAGATGGACCAGTGCTTCGAGCTCGCGCTCCAGATGATGGATCGGCTCCGCGGTGCGATCACCGTCGTCGATGAGACCCATGGCTTCAAATATTTCGACGAGAGAGATCTTCTGGGCTTCGTCGACGGGACCGAGAATCCAACTGGCCGGGCGGTCGCCGAAGCGGCCATTATCGGCTCGGAAGACCCCCATTTTGCGGGCGGAAGCTACGTGATCGTCCAGAAATATCTCCACGATCTCCCCAAGTGGAATGCCGTTCCCGTCGAACAGCAGGAAGGCATCATCGGTCGCAAGAAGCTGTCGGACATCGAGATCGAAGACAGCAAGAAACAGCCGTTCGCGCACAACGTGTTGAATGTCATCGAGGATGAGGAGGGCAACCAACTCGACATCCTGCGCGACAACATGCCCTTCGGCGATATTGGCAAGGGCGAGTTCGGTACTTACTTCATCGGCTACGCCCGGTCCCCCAGCCGTACGGAGCGCATGCTGCAGAACATGTTCGCCGGCAACCCGCCCGGCAACTACGATCGGATCCTCGATTTCAGCCGTGCGGTGACCGGCACGTTGTTCTTCGTGCCGACGGCCAGCTTTCTGGACGATGTGACGCCGGCTGCCCCGGCGGCGGCACCAAGTTCCGCTGATACGACAACACCCGCTGCCGGGGCTCCGGCAACGAATGCGGGCGCGTCCCTTGGCATCGGATCTTTAAAGGATGAGGACTGA
- a CDS encoding family 1 encapsulin nanocompartment shell protein, with the protein MNNLHRELAPISAAAWAQIEEEASRTLKRYLAARKLVDLLGPKGFDLSAVGTGHASDVLPLCDGLKVAKREAKPVIELRVPFKLTRKAIDDVERGSNDSDWQPLKDAAKTIAYAEDHVVVEGYEAVGIQGIRQITSNEKLTLPTDIRAYPEVIERAVNELRLAGVNGPYALLLGADPYTAITGGSDDGYPVLKHIQKLVDKEIIWSPAVKGGVVVTTRGGDFELTIGQDLSIGYLNHDGEAVELYLQETLSYQTQTSEASVVLDPPAATPAAG; encoded by the coding sequence ATGAACAATCTCCACCGCGAACTGGCTCCCATCTCGGCCGCCGCCTGGGCGCAGATCGAAGAGGAAGCGTCCCGCACGCTCAAGCGCTATCTCGCCGCCCGCAAGCTGGTCGATCTGCTCGGACCCAAGGGCTTCGACCTGTCGGCCGTCGGCACGGGACACGCAAGCGACGTCCTGCCGCTCTGCGATGGCCTCAAGGTCGCGAAGCGCGAGGCCAAGCCCGTCATCGAACTGCGCGTGCCCTTCAAGCTAACGCGCAAGGCGATCGACGATGTCGAGCGCGGTTCCAACGACTCTGACTGGCAGCCGCTCAAGGACGCGGCCAAGACGATCGCCTATGCCGAGGACCATGTCGTGGTCGAGGGTTATGAGGCTGTCGGCATCCAGGGCATCCGCCAGATCACGAGCAATGAGAAACTGACGCTGCCTACCGACATCCGCGCCTATCCCGAGGTCATCGAACGAGCCGTCAACGAACTACGCCTCGCCGGCGTCAACGGTCCCTATGCTCTGCTGCTCGGCGCCGACCCCTATACAGCCATCACGGGAGGCAGCGACGACGGCTACCCGGTGCTGAAACACATCCAGAAGCTCGTCGACAAAGAGATCATCTGGAGCCCGGCGGTCAAGGGCGGTGTGGTGGTCACGACGCGCGGCGGCGATTTCGAGCTCACGATCGGCCAGGATCTGTCGATCGGCTATCTCAACCACGACGGCGAGGCGGTCGAGCTCTATCTGCAGGAAACGCTCTCCTATCAGACGCAAACTTCCGAGGCATCGGTGGTCCTCGATCCTCCGGCGGCGACACCGGCGGCCGGTTGA
- the fdhD gene encoding formate dehydrogenase accessory sulfurtransferase FdhD: MPRLQTVNLAVRRLGFAELGDCAMLRSVPLETPISIEVCGIGYAVMMATPADLRDYALGFALSEGIIERADQVLSIDIHKVDGGMVARITLPIERADRAFERARLRVTESSCGICGMENIEQVLRPLPKVEAHISTDRNAIARALGALRDHQPLGRATGAVHAAAFCAPDGAILRVREDVGRHNALDKLIGALATEGIDPGTGFFLLTARCSYELVEKTVRAGCPMLVTISAPTSLAVERAVKAGLTLVTLARTDSALIVNDDHGNIE, from the coding sequence GTGCCAAGGCTACAGACCGTCAATCTCGCAGTTCGCCGCCTCGGCTTTGCCGAACTGGGCGACTGCGCGATGCTGCGCAGCGTTCCACTTGAAACGCCCATTTCGATCGAGGTTTGCGGGATCGGCTACGCGGTCATGATGGCGACCCCGGCCGATCTTCGCGACTATGCTCTCGGCTTTGCTTTGAGCGAGGGAATCATCGAGCGGGCAGACCAGGTGCTTTCGATCGACATTCACAAGGTGGACGGCGGCATGGTCGCGCGCATCACCCTGCCCATTGAACGCGCCGACCGTGCCTTCGAACGCGCCAGGCTCCGCGTGACCGAAAGCAGCTGCGGCATCTGCGGCATGGAAAATATCGAACAGGTGTTGCGACCGCTGCCCAAGGTCGAGGCCCATATTTCCACCGATCGGAACGCGATCGCACGCGCCCTCGGCGCGCTTCGCGACCATCAGCCTCTTGGACGCGCAACCGGCGCGGTCCATGCCGCAGCGTTCTGCGCGCCCGATGGAGCGATCCTGCGCGTTCGCGAGGATGTCGGGCGGCACAATGCGCTCGACAAGCTCATCGGGGCCCTCGCCACCGAAGGGATCGATCCGGGCACGGGCTTCTTTCTGCTCACGGCCCGGTGCAGCTATGAACTCGTGGAAAAGACCGTCCGTGCCGGCTGTCCGATGCTGGTCACCATTTCAGCGCCGACGAGCCTTGCCGTCGAGCGAGCGGTCAAGGCCGGCCTGACGCTTGTCACATTGGCTCGGACCGATTCTGCTCTCATCGTCAACGACGATCACGGCAATATCGAATGA